Proteins encoded by one window of Pseudomonadota bacterium:
- a CDS encoding DUF3387 domain-containing protein gives MEAVRRMPSRNLAVELLEKLLRDAIKARTRDNVVQEMK, from the coding sequence ATTGAGGCTGTGCGGCGGATGCCGAGCAGGAACCTGGCGGTTGAACTGCTGGAAAAACTGCTGCGGGATGCGATCAAGGCCCGTACCCGTGACAATGTGGTTCAGGAAATGAAATAG